In Anoplopoma fimbria isolate UVic2021 breed Golden Eagle Sablefish chromosome 12, Afim_UVic_2022, whole genome shotgun sequence, one DNA window encodes the following:
- the ccnt1 gene encoding cyclin-T1 isoform X2 → MAASFGSLPASCNNKWYYTRQQIDNSPSRRAGLDPDKELSYRQQAANLLQDMGQRLNVSQLTINTAIVYMHRFYMVQSFTRFHRNVISPAALFLAAKVEEQPRKLEHVIKVAHACLNPQDPSPDVRSDAYLQQAQDLVILESIILQTLAFEITIDHPHTHVVKCTQLVRASKDLAQTSYFMATNSLHLTTFCLQYSPPVVACVCIHLACKWSNWEIPVSTDGKHWWEYVDPTVTLELLDELTHEFLQILEKTPSRLKRIRNWKAGGQTPKAKTKAQEEGDQRDAMMSMISMSSSESTVAGLMSLSAPPSASSSSSTGDKDRGEPGSASTWSGKGQAGSEQQQPNNEVHAPAKVSLSEYRAKNADVLAAQKRKLENMEASVKRDYANAAQALIGQQQRKEKHHQQSSSSSSDVSNPSPIILKIPLEKERHERTSLKMRLPLAGGGGSARGQEQDIKVRIRVPDKQRGSSGEEGKSRDKHRERSNHHHHSHHSHHSSSTGASLSSSHKHSSSSSGTVGGSKKVPSDSSRTSSSSSSASRKRTHTQEPTAGTHPVTKVSKSSRNPYQLPSLSSSSGQTLGHGSDILPALGLPHHQGSFPHSKGDKTDTNGHGAAGGPQSNEYQDTFEMLNSLLSAQGVQPSQPSMFNYRSQYGEYRYSGGSRGNNSRPPPLPSEPPPPLPPLPK, encoded by the exons ATGGCGGCTTCGTTTGGTTCTCTCCCTGCAAGCTGTAATAACAAATGGTACTACACCCGACAACAGATCGACAACAGCCCATCTCGGCGAGCTGGACTTGATCCGGACAAGGAGCTGTCCTACAGACAACAGGCGGCCAACCTGCTGCAGGACATGGGACAGCGGCTCAATGT GTCCCAACTCACAATAAACACAGCCATCGTGTACATGCATCGGTTCTACATGGTCCAGTCCTTCACCAGATTTCACCGAAAT GTTATTTCTCCTGCCGCACTCTTTTTAGCTGCAAAGGTGGAGGAGCAGCCCCGAAAGTTGGAGCATGTTATCAAGGTGGCCCATGCATGCCTCAATCCTCAGGATCCTTCACCAGATGTACGCAGTGAT GCCTACCTGCAACAAGCCCAAGACCTGGTCATTCTTGAGAGCATAATACTCCAGACCTTGG ctTTTGAAATCACCATTGACCATCCTCATACTCATGTTGTCAAGTGCACTCAGCTCGTCAGAG CGAGTAAGGATCTGGCTCAAACATCATACTTTATGGCAACTAACAG TCTGCACTTGACCACGTTCTGCCTGCAGTATAGTCCGCCGGTTGTGGCCTGTGTGTGCATCCACCTTGCCTGTAAATGGTCCAACTGGGAGATCCCGGTGTCTACAGACGGCAAACACTGGTGGGAGTATGTTGATCCCACAGTAACCCTGGAGCTGCTGGATG AACTCACACACGAGTTCCTGCAGATTCTGGAGAAAACACCCAGCCGGTTGAAACGGATTCGCAACTGGAAg GCTGGAGGTCAGACACCAAAAGCCAAGACAAAAGCTCAGGAGGAGGGTGACCAGAGGGACGCCATGATGAGCATGATCTCTATGTCCTCATCGGAGAGCACCGTGGCAGGCTTGATGAGCCTCTCAGCTCCAccttctgcctcctcttcctcatccaccGGTGACAAGGACAGGGGTGAACCTGGCAGTGCTTCGACTTGGAGTGGAAAAGGTCAGGCTGGatctgagcagcagcagcccaaCAACGAGGTTCACGCTCCAGCTAAGGTGTCGCTGAGTGAATACAGAGCCAAGAACGCAGACGTCCTGGCCGCCCagaagaggaagctggagaacatGGAGGCCAGCGTAAAGAGGGACTATGCCAATGCTGCCCAGGCTCTCATTggtcagcagcagaggaaggagaagCATCACCAGCAGTCCAGCTCATCCTCGTCTGACGTGTCCAATCCGTCGCCCATTATTCTGAAAATCCCCCTGGAGAAGGAGCGGCACGAGAGGACCTCTCTCAAAATGCGCCTCCCCCTCGCTGGGGGAGGTGGCAGTGCTCGAGGTCAGGAACAGGACATCAAAGTTAGAATACGAGTGCCTGATAAGCAGAGGGGGAGCTCAGGAGAGGAGGGCAAGAGCAGGGACAAGCACAGGGAACGGTctaaccaccaccaccattccCACCATTCCCACCATTCCTCCTCTACCGGTGCTTCACTCTCCTcttcacacaaacattcatctaGTTCTAGTGGGACTGTCGGAGGCAGCAAAAAAGTCCCCAGCGACTCGTCTAGAACgagctcctcatcctcttctgcATCACGTAAGAGGACACACACCCAAGAACCCACTGCAGGAACTCACCCTGTCACTAAAGTCAGCAAGTCCTCTAGGAATCCGTACCAGCTACCCtccctgtcttcctcctctgggCAAACTCTGGGGCACGGCTCTGACATTCTCCCCGCCCTGGGTCTCCCCCACCACCAAGGGAGCTTTCCCCACTCCAAAGGTGACAAAACAGACACTAATGGGCACGGTGCAGCGGGGGGGCCCCAGTCGAACGAGTACCAGGACACTTTTGAAATGCTGAACTCACTTCTGAGCGCACAGGGGGTCCAGCCATCACAGCCGTCCATGTTTAACTACAGATCCCAATATGGGGAATACCGGTACAGTGGTGGCTCCAGAGGGAACAACTCCAGGCCCCCACCCCTCCCTTCAGAACCACCTCCCCCACTGCCCCCACTACCCAAATAG
- the sarnp gene encoding SAP domain-containing ribonucleoprotein, producing MAEVIELQKLKLAELRQECEARGLDSKGNKGELIARLQSYLEEHEEDVDVDEVLAEDTEDFNKVENADNGKEEKIPESTEPELPADKKVVKIAPPSSSTERLQKRAERFSIPATAESKKAIRAARFGESTENSSPTPGVVANSKAPVNVDQLKKRAERFGINVSSVTQKIEEDEKLKKRKERFGVSAGAVVGSAEVEAKKVKRAERFGKV from the exons ATGGCCGAAGTGATAGAGTTGCAGAAACTGAAG cttgctGAGCTGAGGCAGGAGTGTGAGGCCCGAGGTCTGGACTCAAAGGGAAACAAAGGAGAGCTCATTGCTCGACTGCAATCCTATCTTGAGGAGCATG AGGAAGATGTGGACGTGGATGAAGTGCTGGCAGAGGATACAGAG GACTTCAATAAAGTTGAGAATGCCGACAAtggaaaagaagagaagattCCAGAGTCTACTGAGCCTGAGCT ACCCGCTGATAAGAAGGTGGTGAAGATAGCTCCTCCATCATCTTCCACTGAA AGACTACAAAAGAGGGCAGAACGTTTCAGCATTCCTGCAACAGCTGAAAGCAAAAAGGCCATACGTGCAGCAAG GTTTGGTGAATCCACCGAGAACTCCAGTCCAACTCCAG GTGTCGTTGCGAACAGTAAAGCTCCT GTGAACGTCGATCAGCTGAAGAAGAGAGCAGAACGATTTGGCATAAACGTTTCATCCGTTACACAAAAG ATTGAAGAGGatgaaaagctgaaaaagaggaaggagagattTGGGGTCTCAGCCGGTGCAGTTGTCGGTTCAGCCGAAGTTGAG GCAAAGAAAGTGAAGCGTGCTGAAAGATTTGGAAAAGTGTGA
- the ccnt1 gene encoding cyclin-T1 isoform X1 — protein MAASFGSLPASCNNKWYYTRQQIDNSPSRRAGLDPDKELSYRQQAANLLQDMGQRLNVSQLTINTAIVYMHRFYMVQSFTRFHRNVISPAALFLAAKVEEQPRKLEHVIKVAHACLNPQDPSPDVRSDAYLQQAQDLVILESIILQTLAFEITIDHPHTHVVKCTQLVRVVPASKDLAQTSYFMATNSLHLTTFCLQYSPPVVACVCIHLACKWSNWEIPVSTDGKHWWEYVDPTVTLELLDELTHEFLQILEKTPSRLKRIRNWKAGGQTPKAKTKAQEEGDQRDAMMSMISMSSSESTVAGLMSLSAPPSASSSSSTGDKDRGEPGSASTWSGKGQAGSEQQQPNNEVHAPAKVSLSEYRAKNADVLAAQKRKLENMEASVKRDYANAAQALIGQQQRKEKHHQQSSSSSSDVSNPSPIILKIPLEKERHERTSLKMRLPLAGGGGSARGQEQDIKVRIRVPDKQRGSSGEEGKSRDKHRERSNHHHHSHHSHHSSSTGASLSSSHKHSSSSSGTVGGSKKVPSDSSRTSSSSSSASRKRTHTQEPTAGTHPVTKVSKSSRNPYQLPSLSSSSGQTLGHGSDILPALGLPHHQGSFPHSKGDKTDTNGHGAAGGPQSNEYQDTFEMLNSLLSAQGVQPSQPSMFNYRSQYGEYRYSGGSRGNNSRPPPLPSEPPPPLPPLPK, from the exons ATGGCGGCTTCGTTTGGTTCTCTCCCTGCAAGCTGTAATAACAAATGGTACTACACCCGACAACAGATCGACAACAGCCCATCTCGGCGAGCTGGACTTGATCCGGACAAGGAGCTGTCCTACAGACAACAGGCGGCCAACCTGCTGCAGGACATGGGACAGCGGCTCAATGT GTCCCAACTCACAATAAACACAGCCATCGTGTACATGCATCGGTTCTACATGGTCCAGTCCTTCACCAGATTTCACCGAAAT GTTATTTCTCCTGCCGCACTCTTTTTAGCTGCAAAGGTGGAGGAGCAGCCCCGAAAGTTGGAGCATGTTATCAAGGTGGCCCATGCATGCCTCAATCCTCAGGATCCTTCACCAGATGTACGCAGTGAT GCCTACCTGCAACAAGCCCAAGACCTGGTCATTCTTGAGAGCATAATACTCCAGACCTTGG ctTTTGAAATCACCATTGACCATCCTCATACTCATGTTGTCAAGTGCACTCAGCTCGTCAGA GTTGTTCCAGCGAGTAAGGATCTGGCTCAAACATCATACTTTATGGCAACTAACAG TCTGCACTTGACCACGTTCTGCCTGCAGTATAGTCCGCCGGTTGTGGCCTGTGTGTGCATCCACCTTGCCTGTAAATGGTCCAACTGGGAGATCCCGGTGTCTACAGACGGCAAACACTGGTGGGAGTATGTTGATCCCACAGTAACCCTGGAGCTGCTGGATG AACTCACACACGAGTTCCTGCAGATTCTGGAGAAAACACCCAGCCGGTTGAAACGGATTCGCAACTGGAAg GCTGGAGGTCAGACACCAAAAGCCAAGACAAAAGCTCAGGAGGAGGGTGACCAGAGGGACGCCATGATGAGCATGATCTCTATGTCCTCATCGGAGAGCACCGTGGCAGGCTTGATGAGCCTCTCAGCTCCAccttctgcctcctcttcctcatccaccGGTGACAAGGACAGGGGTGAACCTGGCAGTGCTTCGACTTGGAGTGGAAAAGGTCAGGCTGGatctgagcagcagcagcccaaCAACGAGGTTCACGCTCCAGCTAAGGTGTCGCTGAGTGAATACAGAGCCAAGAACGCAGACGTCCTGGCCGCCCagaagaggaagctggagaacatGGAGGCCAGCGTAAAGAGGGACTATGCCAATGCTGCCCAGGCTCTCATTggtcagcagcagaggaaggagaagCATCACCAGCAGTCCAGCTCATCCTCGTCTGACGTGTCCAATCCGTCGCCCATTATTCTGAAAATCCCCCTGGAGAAGGAGCGGCACGAGAGGACCTCTCTCAAAATGCGCCTCCCCCTCGCTGGGGGAGGTGGCAGTGCTCGAGGTCAGGAACAGGACATCAAAGTTAGAATACGAGTGCCTGATAAGCAGAGGGGGAGCTCAGGAGAGGAGGGCAAGAGCAGGGACAAGCACAGGGAACGGTctaaccaccaccaccattccCACCATTCCCACCATTCCTCCTCTACCGGTGCTTCACTCTCCTcttcacacaaacattcatctaGTTCTAGTGGGACTGTCGGAGGCAGCAAAAAAGTCCCCAGCGACTCGTCTAGAACgagctcctcatcctcttctgcATCACGTAAGAGGACACACACCCAAGAACCCACTGCAGGAACTCACCCTGTCACTAAAGTCAGCAAGTCCTCTAGGAATCCGTACCAGCTACCCtccctgtcttcctcctctgggCAAACTCTGGGGCACGGCTCTGACATTCTCCCCGCCCTGGGTCTCCCCCACCACCAAGGGAGCTTTCCCCACTCCAAAGGTGACAAAACAGACACTAATGGGCACGGTGCAGCGGGGGGGCCCCAGTCGAACGAGTACCAGGACACTTTTGAAATGCTGAACTCACTTCTGAGCGCACAGGGGGTCCAGCCATCACAGCCGTCCATGTTTAACTACAGATCCCAATATGGGGAATACCGGTACAGTGGTGGCTCCAGAGGGAACAACTCCAGGCCCCCACCCCTCCCTTCAGAACCACCTCCCCCACTGCCCCCACTACCCAAATAG